One part of the Ranitomeya imitator isolate aRanImi1 chromosome 10, aRanImi1.pri, whole genome shotgun sequence genome encodes these proteins:
- the LOC138652023 gene encoding zinc finger protein 271-like, with amino-acid sequence MMSTSIQSLHDGMAMKLGNFHKLDVPHRTIVTVKSGLDSESCQTAPVSSKEFRCDTCYEQFDYVSELMFHEHEHNGRNCMECQVCGRLFQNSSDLKDHYNIHTNERPYKCELCAKAFTQSSFLLAHKHTHVLEKTYKCDICGKMFKDASNFLKHKRLHSRSEYLKDQEQVSSSILSEKPYRCSYCEKAFKRTSDLKDHERVHTGERPYRCRICDKCFTQSSVLTGHMRIHTGEKPFHCNVCGKTFNNSSNFKKHQRTHSIQDIIAKVKMDDISLSKRPLRIKNSISYTNDIGAFFNKKDLSRMVLNDFKFISEKKIFEESNEKLFRTELSPASNLKEHLPFKTMDTGPKQMIHVKNEVVLASPCSIQNGHTAFHVNVEDNPKPKLSMSPTYECSNATSPEAENINYCTKGTQDIYVEISDTTDEECDDDHSARPTTPSFQYQTRDPKTKAEIYRKERQSPYEKTLNEDLIQCDNESCQENIKSELPGSDSDMVDQEDQLLEKTMESWDSHVNNSDQDECHFFDMESKPYICFVCSKRFKRATDLKEHLRVHTGERPFVCQVCGKGFTQSSALSSHQRIHTGEKPFQCDVCYKRFNNSSNFSKHKRVHTGERPHNCPLCGKSFQERRRVKRHLKAVHHIME; translated from the coding sequence TGTTATGAACAATTCGATTATGTGTCTGAGCTGATGTTTCATGAACATGAACATAATGGCAGAAATTGTATGGAATGTCAAGTCTGTGGACGTTTATTTCAGAATAGTTCTGACTTAAAAGACCACTATAATATACACACAAATGAACGTCCTTATAAATGTGAATTATGTGCTAAAGCCTTTACCCAGTCTTCCTTTTTATTAGCTCATAAACATACTCATGTTTTAGAAAAAACATATAAGTGTGATATATGTGGAAAGATGTTTAAAGATGCTTCAAATTTCCTAAAGCATAAACGCCTTCATAGTCGGTCAGAATATCTAAAAGATCAAGAACAAGTAAGCAGTTCAATACTGTCTGAAAAGCCATATAGATGTTCATATTGTGAAAAAGCCTTTAAGCGCACTTCTGATTTGAAAGACCATGAGAGAGTTCACACTGGAGAACGACCATACCGCTGCAGAATATGTGATAAATGTTTTACTCAGTCTTCAGTTTTGACAGGACACATGCGAATTCATACTGGTGAGAAGCCATTTCATTGCAATGTCTGTGGTAAAACGTTTAACAATTCTTCCAATTTTAAAAAGCACCAGCGTACACACTCAATTCAAGATATAATTGCAAAAGTGAAAATGGATGATATCTCTCTTTCAAAACGGCCACTTCGAATTAAAAATAGCATAAGCTATACGAATGACATTGGTGCATTTTTCAACAAAAAGGATCTAAGTAGAATGGTGCTAAATGATTTTAAATTCATTTCTGAAAAGAAAATATTTGAAGAAAGTAATGAGAAATTATTTAGAACTGAACTTTCCCCGGCAAGCAACTTAAAAGAGCATCTGCCTTTTAAAACAATGGATACTGGGCCTAAACAAATGATACATGTTAAAAATGAAGTGGTGCTGGCTTCTCCTTGCTCCATCCAAAATGGTCACACTGCCTTTCACGTTAATGTTGAGGATAACCCTAAACCAAAATTATCAATGTCTCCCACATATGAATGTAGCAATGCTACATCACCTGAAGCTGAAAACATCAACTATTGTACTAAAGGTACACAAGATATATATGTAGAAATATCTGATACTACTGATGAAGAATGTGATGATGATCATTCGGCAAGACCTACAACACCATCATTTCAATACCAGACTAGGGATCCTAAGACTAAAGCAGAAATATATAGGAAAGAGAGACAATCGCCATATGAGAAAACACTTAATGAAGACTTAATTCAGTGTGACAATGAAAGCTGCCAAGAAAATATCAAAAGTGAGTTACCGGGCAGTGATTCAGACATGGTAGACCAGGAAGACCAGCTGTTGGAAAAGACTATGGAAAGTTGGGACTCTCATGTAAATAACTCTGACCAAGATGAGTGTCATTTCTTTGACATGGAATCAAAGCCCTACATTTGTTTTGTGTGCTCTAAACGCTTTAAAAGGGCTACAGACTTAAAAGAGCATTTGAGGGTTCACACTGGTGAAAGGCCTTTTGTCTGTCAAGTTTGTGGCAAAGGATTCACCCAGTCATCAGCACTCTCTAGCCACCAACGTATCCATACTGGTGAAAAGCCTTTTCAGTGTGATGTTTGTTACAAAAGGTTTAATAATTCTTCCAATTTTTCTAAACATAAGAGAGTGCACACTGGAGAGCGACCACACAATTGCCCACTATGTGGAAAGAGCTTCCAGGAAAGGCGTAGAGTTAAGAGGCATTTGAAAGCTGTTCACCACATCATGGAGTGA